A window of Magnolia sinica isolate HGM2019 chromosome 13, MsV1, whole genome shotgun sequence genomic DNA:
catccaaaactatcGTAGCCCCaagtaaaattttaatggtgagggttCAATCACCGCTGCGgggtggtccactgagatttagaTCCCTTTTTCGGGGGGCACGGCTTCAGTGAATccccgactgtggggcccactatgatgtgtgcgccttacatccacactgtccattcattttgacacattttagtgcatgatccctaAAATATGAAGtacattcaaatcttaggtgagccacaccacaggaaacaacagtgATCAAGTACCCACCggtaaaaacttcttagggccaccatAGCCACCATAAtacttatttaccatccaattctattgataaggtcacaaactggatgaagggatcacataaatatcagcttgatccaaaacttttgtggcccacaaaaagtttttaatgatcaatcaccgcTGTGTGTCCACctgagctgtcaaaacagatgataGTGTGTATGTagggtacatacatcatggtatgccaCCACAAGGCTCCACCGACTGTAGTGGATCTAGGGTTCCACCGAAGCTGCACCCATTTTTTTGGATTATGTCTAAAAtgagtggacagtgtgaataaaacacacattATGTCTAGAACACTCTTCAATGGCTACCACATATTATAAGTGAGTCTTCTTAATTGagctttttttaaaattattattattattatttttttatagctGTTGGGACTCATGGATAGGATTGTTATGATTGTCAAAcacaagtgattctttagaatcaaaagcaATCTGTGATGGGAGCAATGAGCAATCATAGAGATAGATGGCATTGTTGGTTAAGACTTATTGTTGTCTGATATTTCCATGCTACCCTATTTTTTTGTTGAACgtaatggacagtcaagatcaacCGAATGAACGGTAAGCAACCAGGAGAACTAACCCTTAACAGTTGTGTGAGAGATCTTGAGCATCGAACTCTCTTTGAGTGCGGATAGTCTTTCGTTGAAGGCCTAAGAAATTCCAGTGTTATGGCTTCTCATTGGTCCCCCATAATTTGTATGTTAAATCTACACTTTCCATCAAaattatcagataattttagagcacaATCCccaaaatgaggtacatccaaagctcaactggatcacaccacgtaaagcaatggggattgaacaaactactgttgaaactttcctagggccaaccGTCAGGCTCATTGTCCATCTGACTTGTTCATGAGATTACACTtagcataaatattagcttgatcaaagccttctctgaccccaataaattttcaatggtcgCATCAATTAATCCTACTGTCaaaaaaaattagatggacagtgtgaatctaATAAATACATTATCTTGGGCCCATGTGAAATTACTTGCTGTGCTGTgcaagggagcggattagatgagacccagcctcacccaagagggtgcagcccttaccgtggagcccaccCGCTGTGTCTACTCTTTATCCACTCTATGCATCcgatttttacatatcattttagagcattatataaaaaattaagaagatccaattatcaagcgGACCATACTTtaggaaacagaggtgattgagCACGATAttattaaaacttcttagggctcacttTAATGTCTCTGACAGTATTTACtttcaatccaatctgttgataagttcacataagcctggatgtaGAATCCCTGCCCCACCTTTTTCTGCACAATATAGtccagaaaaacaaaaaaataaataaaaataaaaataaaaataatgtagTGTCCTGAAGaggttaaataaaaaaattttaaaaaaaagcctGGATgtggtgaaaaaataaatatcagcttgatccagaagtcttgtgacccattaatggtcaaccacaacttttcttatggtatggtccatctgataattggatccccttcattttttggataatgccttaaaatgatatgtaaaaatggatagatgagatGGATACAGAATATACATGTCAAGGTGGGTACCATGacaagggccgcaccgtcttgcaCGGGCCGGGTCTCACCAAATCGGCTCCCATGGTGCAGCACGTTCCATGTGGAGAGAAGAAAACAGGAAGTGTACTTCCTTGGGCCCATCATACGTATGTATTAGTATGGAATAGGACAAAAAAGagacaaatccaaggctcaagtgggccacactacagaaacagtgggatttgCACATATAGTATTCAGAGTTTCTTGGGGCACACAAGGTTctcatcaagctaatatttgtgttttcctgttattcaggtctgtgtaaccttatgaagaggttagacgGCAGATACACCTTACAGTggactctaagaaggtttcaaccgtagtcATTCAATCCCTGCTATTTTCTgtgatgaggtccacttgagattcagatgtacctcatttttaggctcatgctctcagaataatctgtaaaaattgatggacagtgttgatctaAAACAAAAATCATTGTGGGGGTGCAGAGAAGTTCCATACCTTAAAAGTCATATTCTGTAGCAcctaatctatttgggagagagaaatctccaTATCATGTTAGCTGGAGTCATCGGCGTTGATGTGGACTAATGAGAACTGACGGTActgaatttcttgtgccttcaacataaaCGATCCGTTGgtaaacaccgtccatccattgctgATCACACCAGCTCACAAAACATGTAGATTTCTCTCCCCTGATTGGTTGCATACGACAAAACACAACTTTTAATTGTATGGAACTTACGTGCCATTTGACCAtatgatcattttagagtatgagctgaAAAACAAAACACATCCCaagttcaaatggactacaccacgtAAACCAGTGCGGAGTAAACaagctaccgttgaaaccttcttacgaggtttatttgtcatctaaactgttcataatgtcacatagacctggacaaagggacaacataaatatcaggttgatgaGATCCTTCTGtggccttaagaatttttcagAAGTAGGCCtaaattactattgtttcctgtggtgtggtttacttcaaCCTTGAATCCGCCTTTTTTTCTGGGGCTCATATAATTTCTTCCAAATGAATCGACATTGAACTCCTCAATTGCATTTCTGAGAGCTCATTTCAGcccattttctttttccctccacAGCCATGGAGTGCATCAGCCAAATCATCAACATCGtatctggatggtgggatccgATCGCTCTGCCCTTCATTGACCTTGAAGAAAACTTCAGCTCCCTAAAGGAAGACATGGAAGAATTGAAGTGCATGAGGAATGACGTGAAGACAAGGGTGGATGTCGCCGAGTGGGAGCTGCTCAAATGCAAGGATGAGGTTCAATTTTGGCTTAGAAAGATAGAAGAAGCCGAAGGAGAAGTGAATGCAATGGAAGAAACTTTTGAGCAAATGACAAGGTGTCTTTGGaattgccatccaaattgttgtttGGCCTACAAGCTTGTCAAGTGGGTGGAGAAAAGCTGAAAGATGTAGCTGTGCTGAAGAGGAAAGGTGATTCCTACAAAGAGGTGGCGAACAAGCAGCTTCCCGATGCTGTCGAAGAGAAGCCTCTTACATTAGCTGTGGGCAGGGACTTGGTGTTGGAGAAGGTTCTAAACTAGATTGGCCAAGGCAAAGTGGGAGTTATTGGAATATATGGAATGGGGGGTGTGGGGAAAACAACACTCCTGAATGATATCAATAACCAATTCCTTAAAAGAAAGGATGATTTCTATGTTGTGATTTGGGTGGTGGTGTCTAAAGAATTAAATGTGGGAAAAATTCGGATGGATATTGGCAAGCGATTGGGCTTGTCTTGGCCAGAAAATGAAAGCAACAACCAGACACGGGCTCATGACATTCGCAGGTCTTGAGTAGCAAGAAATTCATGCTGTTGTTGGATGATATTTGGAAATGGTTGGATCTAGATAAGGTCGGAATTCCTCATCCAAGCAGCCAAAACATGAGCAAGGTCATTTTCACTCCACGATTTGAGGACGTCTGTGGCCACATGACCGCCGACAAGAAGATCAAAGTAGAATGTCTCCCAGAGCAAGAAGCAATGAATCTATTTCTACGGAATGTTGGTGAAGAGGCCATGAAATCCCATCCGGAGACACCAATCCTTGCCAAGAGCGTTGATAAAGAGTGCAAGGGTCTGCCCCTTGCACTCATCACCATTGGGCGAGCCATGTCATATAAGAAGACACCACAGGAATGGAAGCATGCAATATCAGTTCTGAGCACAAGCAAGCCACCATCGGAGATATCAGGTATGAATGATAAAATGCTTTTGCGCTTGAAATACAGTTATGATAATCTTGGTGGTGACACGATTAAATCGTGTTTCCTGTACTGCGCGAGGACTGTTCCATTGGTAAAGAACAACTTCCATATTATTGGATAAGCGAGGGATTCTTAGATGGGTGGGATGATGATCTTGATACAGTCCATAACAAGGGACATGATATCATTGGAAGATTAAAGGCTGCATGCTTGTTGGAGAGTGGTTCTGATGAAGAAAGAGAGGTAAAGTTGCATGACGTGATACGTGATCTGGCGTTATGGATAGCTTCTGAGTGcgggaagaataagaagaggtTTTTGGTGAGAGCTGGCGTGGGACTGACGCATGCACCAGATGTTGAAAGGTGGAAGGAGGCCGAGAGGATATCTCTAATGAATAATGGCATAAAAGAAGTAACAGAGACACCTCAATGCCCCAACCTCTTAACCTTGATGCCCCAATGGAATCGGGATTTTGGAAAGGTCCACACTgatttttttcagttcatgcctCTTCTCAGGGTCTTGGATCTGTCAGGTAATTCATTTTTAAAGGAGCTTCCTGTGGGGAACGGTAACTTGGCAGAGCTACGATATCTCAATCTATTAAACACGAAGATCAAAGTATTGCCTGAAGAGATGGGAAATCTGGTAAAGCTGAAGCACCTGGACTTGGAGTTGACAACTCGTTTGCACACAATTCCTCAAGGGGCAATCTCCAGG
This region includes:
- the LOC131224183 gene encoding disease resistance protein RPS2-like; the encoded protein is MSKVIFTPRFEDVCGHMTADKKIKVECLPEQEAMNLFLRNVGEEAMKSHPETPILAKSVDKECKGLPLALITIGRAMSYKKTPQEWKHAISVLSTSKPPSEISEQLPYYWISEGFLDGWDDDLDTVHNKGHDIIGRLKAACLLESGSDEEREVKLHDVIRDLALWIASECGKNKKRFLVRAGVGLTHAPDVERWKEAERISLMNNGIKEVTETPQCPNLLTLMPQWNRDFGKVHTDFFQFMPLLRVLDLSGNSFLKELPVGNGNLAELRYLNLLNTKIKVLPEEMGNLVKLKHLDLELTTRLHTIPQGAISRLSELTVMNLHYSYSEWEEGSEGLNMSELEGLERLIHLDLTLSTVHALKRLLCSSKLRKVTRYLILNRCEDLTISNQLSSLFTAMKSLQGLNFNRCNGLVEVMISVDAKKGNDYPVSSLEWLVLWTLDVLDEAQPALKTGRELVRYFSPSLTCCGLGVEARWANKPVDSPRGETERRGEMERLGNKSSATISKWRTGVTISGCLPDCGGHILRLLAEVLAACPH